Below is a window of Clavibacter michiganensis subsp. tessellarius DNA.
CGGCACGCCGGTGTCCTCGGAGAGGAGCGTCGACGACATGAGGTTCATGCCCTGCTCGGCCGCCCACCGGCCGGTGGCGCGCGTGCCGGCGCCCCACCAGATCCGCTCGCGGAGGCCGGGCGACTGCGGGGTGAGCGCGACGCCGCCCGCGATCATGCCGCGCTGCGGGGCCGCGGTCGCGAGCTCCTCGCCCTCGAGCGCGCGGAGGAAGAGGCCGGTGTGGCGGCGGGCCATGTCGGCGTCGGTCTCGCCGTCCTGCGGCACGTAGCCGAAGGACTCGTAGCCGGCCTCGACCTGCTCGGGCGATCCGCGGCTGATGCCGAGCTGCACCCGGCGGTTGGAGATGAGGTCGGTCATGGCCGCCTCCTCCGCCATGTAGAGGGGGTTCTCGTAGCGCATGTCGACGACGCCGGTGCCGATCTCGATCCGGCTGGTGCGGCTCGCGATGGCGGCCAGCAGCGGGAACGGCGCCGCCTGCTGCGGCGCGAAGTGGTGCACGCGGAAGTACGCGCCGTCGATGCCGATCTCCTCGGCCGCGACCGCGAGGTCGATCGACTGGAGCAGCGAGTCCTGGGCGGTGCGCACGCGGGATCCGCGCACGTCCTGCCAGTGATTGAACGACAGGAAGCCGATCTTCGTGGCCATGGGGCGCTCCTCGGTGCTCGACGGCGGCGGATCCGGGTGGATGCGTCTGCATGGAAGTGAACGGCGGCCAGGCGCCCGTCTATTCCCGCGTCCGCTTCACCTCGGGCCTGATCTGCGGCTCGCTCAGCTCGTGCTCCTCGAACTCCCCACGCCGGGCACGTTCGAGTGCGGCGAGGAGTCGTCGTGCGCCGGCCGGGTTGCGGAGCAGGTAGGAGCTCTCGTCTTCGGCGGACATGGGAGGGCCTCTCATCGGGATGAGGCGACGGTACCTGTACCTCCCGCGCCCGCCGGCCTACGCTCCGGACATGCACCGCATCTACACGACGTCCTTCGCGTCCGTCCACGTGCTCTACGTGAAGAAGGTCGAGCGCAAGGGCCGCACGCAGGCCGAGGTCGACGAGGTGATCACCTGGCTCACCGGCTTCGACCAGGCCGAGCTCCAGCGCCACCTCGACGCGGAGACGACGTTCCAGGACTTCTTCGCCGCCGCCCGCCTCAACCCGCTCGCCGACGAGGTGCGCGGTGTCATCTGCGGCGTCCGCATCGAGGAGATCGAGGACCCGCTGATGAAGGAGATCCGGATCCTCGACAAGCTCGTGGACGAGATCGCTCGCGGGCGGCCGATGCAGAAGGTGCTCCGCGGCAGCTAGCCGATCCGCTCCGCCTCCGCGAGCACCGCCGCCGGCAGCACCGCGCTCGCGTGCAGCACCTCGATGCCGAGGAGGCGGCCGTGGGCGTCGAAGTCGAGGGCGACCTCGCCGCGGTCGCCCGGCGTCGTGATCGCGGGGATGGTCGTGGCCGCCTCGCCGTCGCCGACCGGCCCCGCGAGCGCGATGTACGCGGCATCCGCGACCGCGTCGTACGTGACCCGCATCAGGCGCCCGCCGCCATCACCCGACGGAACGCGCCGAGGGTGTCGCGCAGCACGTCGGCGAGTTCGGCTCCGCCGGCGCCGGCGCCGGCCCGCCCGCCGTCATCCGACAGCCACCGCCCGATGGACACCCCGAAGACCGTCGCCGTGGCGTGGGCGACGAGCACGGCCGTGAGCGGATCCACCCCGCGCTCGACGAACCCCGCGCGCACCGCCTCCTGCATCGCCGCGACCTTGCGCATCTCGCGCTCCTGCAGGCCGGCGTCGGCGACGATGATGCGCTTCCGGGCGAGCAGCGTCGCGCGCCCCTCCGCGAACTGCGACGCGACGACCTCCGGGAAGCCGTCCTCGACGACCTGGAGCGGCGAGCGGTCGGGCGCCGCCTCGCGGATGATGCGCGTGACGAGCGCCGGCAGCTCGTCCTCCTCGGCGAACAGCACCTCGCGCTTGTCGGCGAAGTGGCGGAAGAAGGTGCGGGTCGTGAGGCCGGCGCGGGCGGTGATCTCGGGCACGGTCGTCTCCGCGAACCCCTGCTCGCGGAACAGCTCGAGGGCGGCGGCGGCCAGGCGCTCGCGCGTGTCCGGCTGCCATCTGCTCATGCGTCGATCCTAGTGATGACATTCCGTGTCATGGGTGTGTATGGTGATGACACGCGATGTCATCAGGCAGCGCGACCCCGAGATCGGAGATCCGCCGTGCCCACCGAATCCGTCGAGTCCGCCGCCTGGCTCGCCTCGTCCGCCGCCGACCTCACCGTCGGCCCGGCGCCCCGCACCGCACCCGGGGCCGGCGAGGTCGCGATCCGCGTGCGCGCCGTCGCGATCAACCCGCTCGACACCATGAAGCAGCACATGGGCGACCTCATGTACCGCTGGCTCCCGCACCCGGCGGTGCTCGGCGAGGACGTCGCGGGCGTCGTCGAGGAGGTCGGCCCGGGCGTCACGCGCTTCGCCGTCGGCGACCGGGTCGTCGCCTACGCGGTCGGCATGGAGAAGGGGCGGCGGCACGCGCCCGAGGGCGGATTCCAGACCCGCGCGATCGTGCGCACCGACCTCGCCGCGCCGATCCCCGACGCCCTCCGCTTCGAGGAAGCCGCCGTCCTCCCGCTCGGCGTCTCCACCGCCGCATCGGGACTCTTCGGCGCCGGTCAGCTGGGCCTGCGCATGCCGGGCGCGACCACGCCGGCCACGGGGGAGACCGTGGTCGTGTGGGGCGGATCCACGAGCGTCGGCATGAACGCGATCCAGCTCGCCGTCGCCGCCGGCTACGACGTCGTGACCACCGCGTCGCCGCGCAACCACGAGCTCGTGCGCTCGCTCGGCGCGAGCCGCGCCTTCGACTACCGGAGCCCGACGGCCGTGCAGGACATCGTGCAGCACCTGGCCGGGCGACGCGTGGCGGGCGTGCTCGCGATCGGCACCGGATCCGGCGACCCGGCCGTGCGGATCGCCGCCGCCACGGGCGCGACGCGCGTCAGCATGGCGAGCCCGCCCGTGTCGTTCGAGACCCTCCCGCGCGGTGGCCGCATCGGCCTGCCGCTCGTGCGCCTCGGCCTCCGCATGGGCACCGCCACCCCGGCCCTGATGCTGCGGGCACGCGCCCGCGGGATCCGCGCGACCTTCATCTGGGGCAGCGCGCTCATGCACGACGAGGTCGGCCCGATGCTCTGGGAGCGCTTCCTGCCGGCCGCGCTCGCCGAGGGCCGCTACGTCCCGATGCCCGAGGCGGAGGTCGTCGGCACCGGGCTCGCGAGCATCCAGCCCGCGATGGACCGGCTGCGCGCAGGCGTCTCGGCGCGGAAGCTCGTGGTCACGCTCTAGCGGGGTGCGGGGTCCCCGCTCCGCTCACTGCCGGGGGAGCCGGGCGCTCAGCACCCAGGATCCGTCGACGGCGCGGGCGTCGAGATCGCCGCCGAGGAGGGTGACGCGCTCCCGCATCCGGTGGATCCCGTAGCCGGAGGAGGGGATCGGGCTCGCGGAGGACCGGAACGGCAGGCTGCTCGTGACGGAGACCGTCACGTCGGTGGTCCCGCGCACGAACTCCACCTGCACGTCCGGCAGGGATGCCGAGTGCTTCGCCACGTTGGTGGCCGCCTCCCGGAGGAACCGGACGAGGGTCCTCTCGATGGCGCTCGAGACCTCGATCCCCTCGAGCGAGCCCATGGACACGCGCGCGCCCAGCGCCTCGAGGTCGCGTCGGACGGCCTCGACCGTCCCCGCGAGGGTGTCCCCGGCGGACTCGGGGTCCTCCCCGTCCACCCCGGGGCGCCCGTCGCGCACCACGCGGAGCACGCGCCGGATGTCCGCGAGCGCCTGATCCGCGCTGTCGCGGATCGCGACGATGGACTGGGCCCGCGTCCCGGGATCGTCGACCCGCTCGAGCACGCGCACGTGCATGGCGACCAGGGTCACGTCGTGGGCGATGATGTCGTGCAGCTCGTCGGCGATCCGCTGGCGCTCGGACTCCAGCTCCGTGGCGCGGACGCGCTCGAGGTCCTCGAGGTCGACCGCGAGACCCCGCTCCCTCCGGAGCGATGAGCGCAGGGTCCACCCGACCAGGGACGCGAGCACCCCGATCAGGAGCACGACGGGCAGGGCCGATGTCGTGAGGCCCTCGGTGGTCGACCAGTGCAGGACGATCGCGGACATGGCGGCGACGGCGTACGCCGCGCTGAACCACCGGGGGCTGGTGTAGACGACCAGTCCCGCGGCGGCGGCGAGGTAGACGGCGAGGCCGCCACCCTGGCCGGCGGCGGTCTCCAGGGTCGCCGTCACCAGCAGGCCGACGGCGGCGGTCGGGGGCGACCACGCGAAGAGGGCGACGGCGACGGTCGGCGCGCTCTGGGTGACCAGCTCGCGCCAGGAGACGGCCGGGTCGCCGACGGCGCCCACGACGTCGATGAGCAGCACCAGCGCCATCACCACCACGAGCGCGATGCGCCCGCTCACGGGCAGTGGCGAGAACCCCGCCTCCCTGCCGCTCAGCGCGGCCGGGAGGCCGGCCACCCGGTGTCGGAGGTCCTCTGCTCTCGTCACCCGCCCATCATGACGGGTCGTCGACCCGCCTCACTTGCAGATGCCGAGGAGCTTGCAGGCCTCGTCCCAGAACCCCGTCGGTCGGATGAACTCCATGAGCGTGCTCAGTGCCAGCATCGTCGTGCCCTTCCCGTGCATCCCGGCAAGGTTGCTGCCGGCTCCGCGCGCGGCGATGCATACGGAGGTCGCGGATGCCGAGACTTTCGTATGGAGGTCGACGTCGGGCTGCGGCATAGGCTCGGCAGATGGATCCCATCCGCGTCCTCATCGCCGATGACGAGGCGCTGGTCCGACACGCGCTGCGCATATTCGTCCAGACCGATCCGGGGATGACGGTGGTCGGCGAGGCGAACGACGGCGTGCTCGCCGTGCGCGCCGCCGAGGAGCTGCGACCGGACGTCGTCCTGATGGACCTGCAGATGCCGCGCATGGGCGGCATGGAGGCGACGCAGCGGATCACCTCGGCGCTGCCGGACACGCGCGTGCTCGCCGTCACGACGTTCTCGTCGGAACGGCACGTGGTCCCGGCTCTGCGCGCGGGCGCATCCGGCTATCTCGTGAAGGACAGCGAGCCGGAGGACATCCTGCACGCCATCCGCGAGGTGCAGGCCGGCCGGTCGGTGCTGTCGCCGCGCATCACCCGCGACCTGATCCTCTCCCTCCGCGACGAGCCTGCCGCGGCGCTGCCTTCCACCGCGGGGCACGAACCGCTCACGCCGCGCGAGGACTCGATCGTCCGCCTCATCGGCCGAGGGATGTCCAACGCGGAGATCGCGGGCGAGCTGCATCTCTCCGAGCCCACGATCAAGGCGAACCTCAGCCGCGTCATGACCAAGTGGGACGTGCGGGACAGGGTGCAGGTGCTGATCCACGCGGTCCGCAACGGGATCGTCGACCTCACCCACGACGAGGGGTCGGCAGGCGCCCGCGAGCGGTGACCGCGCCGTCCGTCGTGGACCTCGCGCCGTCCCCGTGCGCGCTGGTCCCGCGGCTCGTGCGGCCCGGCGAGTAGGGGGCGCTCGCGGACGGCCTGATGCCGATGCCCACGCGTCGGGCGACGGCGGCCGTCCGTAGCATCGGATCCATGCCCGCCGCCGTGCACGACCTCCTCACCGTCCCCGACCGCGCCGCCTGGCGCGCCTGGCTCGACGCGCACGAGGAGTCGTCCGACGGCGTGTGGCTGGTGCTCGCGAAGAAGGGCACGACGGATCCGACCTCCCTCACCTACGCGGAGGCCCTCGACGAGGCGCTGTGCAGCGGGTGGATCGACGGGCAGACCGCGAGCATCGACGAGCGCGTGTTCCGCCGCCGGTTCACGCCCCGGCGGAGGGCGTCGCTGTGGTCGGAGCGCAACATCGGACTCGTCGCGACGCTCACGGCCGAGGGGCGGATGCGGCCGGCCGGGATCCGCGAGGTGGAGCGCGCGCAGGCCGACGGCCGCTGGGAGCGCGCGTACGCGGGCCAGGCGTCCGCCGCCGAGCCCGAGGACCTGCTGGCCGCGCTCGCCGCGTCGCCCGCCGCCGCGGCGACCTTCGCGACGCTCAGCAAGGTCAACCGCTACGCGGTGATCCACCGGGTCGCGACCGCGCCGAACGCCACCGTCCGCGCGAACCGCCTCGCGAAGCTCGTCGCGATGCTCGAGCGCGGGGAGGCGCCGCACCCGCGGTAGGCGCGCGCTGCACCTCCGCGCGAGCCGGTCGTGGTGCCACCCGCGCGCAGGATCCGGCCCTCGCCGAGCATGTCGGCCGCGTGCCTTTCGTCTTGCTGGACGTCGTCACCCGCCGTGACACGGACCACGAGCGCACCCGTAGTTTGTGGACTAACGGCCTCCCTCGCGGCCCGGTGGGCGCCGTCGGCGTCCTCGGCGCGGCGATCCGCCGGGCCCGCACGACCGGACCGCACGCCCGCGTGCATCCTCCTCGACCCGTCGCCACCCGCGACCCGCACCCCGAAGGACTCCGATGCGCGACACCGCCACCCCGACCACCCGCCGGCGACGCCGCCCGATCCGCCTGGCCCTTGGCGCCGCCGTGGCCGCCGCCACCGTCGCCCTCACCGGCTGCGGCGCCGGCGCCGACGTGGGAGGAGCGGGCGTCGCCTGCGACATCCCGCAGCCCGACGCGAAGACCACGGTCAACGTGCTCTCGTACAACAGCCCGTCGACGAACCCCTTCACCGACGCGATCGCCACCGGCTGCACGGGCGGCAACCTCACGGTGAACGCCCCCACCACCGACTTCGGCGGCCAGAACCAGCGCGCCGTGCAGTCCATGTCGGGCGCCAATCCGAGCTACGACCTCGTCGAGGTCTACGGCACCGTCTACCCGCTCTACGCGGAGCGCGGCTGGATCGACCCGCTCGACGACCGCATCGCCGACGCGGGCGACGAGCTCGGCATCGACGACATCGACCCGACGCTGCTGGAGTCGCTGCAGTACGACGGGAAGCAGGTCGGCATCCCCACCTTCTGGGGCACGATCATCTTCATCTACCGCGAGGACATCCTCTCCGACCTCGACATCGCGGTGCCGACCACTTTCGAGGAGATGTACGCGGCGGCCGACAGGATCCGCACCGAGACCGGCATGGCGAACCCGCTGGCCCTCCCGTTCAACGCGGCCGGCGACAACTCGAGCGCCTACAACCAGTACCTCGGCTCGCTCGGCGGCACGTGGTTCGAGGACGGATCCGCGACCCCGACGCTCGACAGCCCCGAGTCCGTCCAGGCGCTCGACACCCTCCGCGCCACGTACCAGCAGATGAGCTCGCAGTCGACGTCGTGGTCGTCGCCCGAGGTCATCACGCAGCTGCAGACCGGTCAGGCCGCCATGTCGATGCTGTTCGCCGGCCGCGTCTCCGCGCTCCTCGACGAGGGGCAGACCGAGAACTTCGACAAGTTCGCGTTCGCCGTGCCGCCCGCCGTGCAGGAGGGCGGCACCCCCGCCACGAGCCTCTCGGTCGACGGCCTCTCCATCGCCGCGAACTCGAAGGTCGACAAGGACCTCCTCTTCGACCTGCTCGGCGTCGCGACCGGCGCCGACGCCGCGACCGAGGCCGCCAAGGCCACGATCCCGGCCCGCACCACGCAGGCGCAGGCCGCCGACCTCCCGTTCGAGGAGGCCGCGCGCGACGTGCTCGAGAGCGAGAAGCCGAACGGCCTGCCGCTCGTGCCGTACATGTCCGACGTGTTCGCCGCGATGGCGCCGATCCTGGCGCAGGTCGTCGACGGCACGCTGTCCTCGGCCGACGGCGCCGCACAGCTGCAGGCGGCGGCCGTCCAGGCCATCGCCACGGCGGGCTTCGCGCCCTGATGCGCGGACCCGGCACGCGCGGCGACGCCCGCGCATCCGGCCCCGGCCCCCGGGCATGAGGCTCAAGACCTTCGCCGCGTTCACGGCCCCCGCCATCATCCTGATGGCGGGGCTGCTGATCGTGCCGCTGATCACCACGCTCGTCTGGAGCTTCCAGAACGTGCCGGTGGGCCAACCGGGCGTCTTCACCGGCCTCGCGAACTACGTCGAGATCTTCACCGACCGCCGCTTCGGGCGCGACGCCGCGTTCACGATCACCTACGCGATCGTCATGACGATCGCGAAGCTCATCGTGGGCTACGGCATCGCGCTGCTGCTGAACCGCATCGAGCGCGGGCGGATGGTGATCCTCGGTCTCCTCATGGCGAGCTACGTGGTGCCGACCGTGATCGGCGCGCTCAACTTCTCCTGGCTCTTCAACGACATCTTCGGCGGCGTCGTGAACCAGGGGCTCGCCGTGTTCGGGATCCACGTGGACTGGCTGACGGAGACCGGGCCCGCCCGCGTGCTCATCGGCCTGCACGCGCTCTGGCACGAGACGCCGTTCGTGATCCTCGTGCTGCTCGCCGGGCTCCAGACGCTCCCGGAGGAGCCGCTCGAGGCCGCGCAGCTCGACGGCGCCGGCTGGTGGCAGCGCCAGCGGTACATGATCGTGCCGCTGCTCGCGCCGCTGTTCTCGTTCGTGACGCTGATCAGCCTGATGGACAGCCTCAAGGTGTTCGACTCGATCCGGATCATCACCCCGGCCGCCGGCAGCGTCGGCACCGAGTCGCTCATGGTGTTCGTGTACCAGGTGGCCCTCGGGGAGTCGTACCGGCTGGGGGTGGCGAGCGCGGTGAACGTGGTCACCATCGTCATCACGCTCGTGCTGCTGATCCCGTTCCTCCGACAGACCTGGAAGGGGGCGCGGGCCGCATGACCGCATCCACCCCGCTCGTGCCCACCGGCCGCACGCGGCTCCCGCGCGACGGCCGCCCCACCGGATCCGGGCGCACGCTCACCGCGCGGGAGCGCCGTCGCCGCGAGCGCATCGGCTCGCTGTGGGCCGGCGCCGCGCTCCTCGTGGTCGTGCTCGTCTCGCTCAGCCCGTTCCTGTGGGCGCTGCTCACCGCGATCAAGCCGTTCCGCGACGCCTTCACGAACCCGCCGACGTGGATCTTCGAGCCGCGCCTCGACTCCTTCGTCGAGCTGTGGCGCGGCACGCTGTTCGCCGAGGTGCTCGTCAACACGTTCATCGTCGCCGGGCTCACGGTCGTGGTGGCGCTGGTCGTGGGCGCGCCCGCCGCGTACGCGTTCGCGCGGTACGCCGGCGTCGTCGGGCCGATCCTGCTGGTGCTCGCCGTCGTGCTGCGGACCATCCCGCGGTTCGCCGTGGTGCTGCCGTTCTACGAGATGAGCCAGGCGCTCGGGATCTACGACACCAAGATCGCGCTGGTCGCCGCGCTCGTGGCGGTGAACATGCCGTTCACGCTGCTGCTGCTCGTCGGGTTCTTCCGCGACATCCCGACCGAGCTCGACGAGGCCGCGATGATCGACGGCTGCAGTCGCTTCGGCGCGTTCCGCCGCGTGATCGTGCCGCTCATGGGGCCGGGGCTGGTGACCGCGGGCGTCTTCACGCTGCTGGTCGCGTTCCAGGAGTACCTCGTGGCGCTGACGCTCACGCAGAACCAGGCCGTCACGATCCCGGTGTTCATCGCCGCGCAGAAGGGCGCCGACGACATCTCGACGTACCAGACGCTCGCCGCGGCGAGCATCGCGCTCGTGATCCCGGTGGTCCTCATCGCGGTGTTCGCGCGGAAGTACCTCGTGGCGGGGCTCGGCGGGGGAGCGGTCAAGGGCTGACGCCCGGGCGGCTCTCCGCCGCGCCGCCGTCAGTGGCCGAGCTCGATGAGCAGCACCCCGCCGATGATGAGCGCGACGCCCGCGACCATGGTGCGGGTGAGCGGGTCGCGGAAGAGGATCCGGCCGAGGATCGCGGTGAGGGCCACACCCGTGGCCGCCCAGATCCCGTAGGCGACGCCGATCGGCAGGCCGAGCGAGAGGGCGCCGGCGAGCATCGAGAAGGCCGTGACGTAGCCGACCGCGACGACCGCGTACCAGCGGCGGCGGCCGTCGGTCGCGAGCTTGAGGGAGATCGTCGCGGCGACCTCGGTGACGATGGCGATCGCGAGCAGCAGCCAGGCCATCAGCGGGCCGTGCCGGGGGTGGGTGCGGATGCGCTCGCGTCGCCGTCGCCAGCCGCCCGGGCGTCGCCGGCCGCCCTCGCCGCGTGCGCGCGCTGCGAGCCGAGCTCCACGAGGAGCACGCCGGCGACGATCAGCACGAGCCCGGCGATCATCGGGCCGGTGAGCGGCTGGCCGAAGAGCGCGGTCGCGCCGACGGCCGTGAGGGCGACGCCGGCCGCGCCCCAGATCCCGTACGCGACGCCGACGGCCATGCCCGCCTTCAGCACGCGCGTGAGGAAGCCGAAGGCGACGAGGTAGCCGACGACGACGAGCGCGTACCAGCCCGGCACGTCGACGGCGGCCTGGAGGGCGAGGGAGGCGGTCACCTCGGAGGCGATGGCGCCGCCGAGCAGGAGCCACCTCACGAGGCGGTCCGGGGGAAGGGGTTCATGGGATCACCGTAGGAGGGATTGGGCCAGATGGCCGAATCTCGGGCGCGACTGCCATGGAGCTCGCGGCGCGCACGCAGGTCGGGCCGGATCAGGCGCCGGGGAGCGTGAGCGTGAGGACCCCGTCGCGCGCCTCGACCGTCGTGCCGCGGTGGTCGCGGACGCGGGGGAGGCCGACGGTGGCGTCGCTCGCGTGGTCGCCGACGACGACCACGCGCATGCCCGCGGCGAGGCCCGCGCGGATGCCGGCCTCGGCGTCCTCGTAGACGATCGCGTCCGCGGGATCCACGCCCAGGCGCTCGGCCGCGAGCAGGTAGCCGGAGGGGTCGGGCTTGCCGGCGGTCACGTCGTCGGCCGAGACCACGACGTCGGGCACGCGGATCCCGGCGCCGGCGAGCCGGGCCCGCGCGAGGGCCGGGCCGGCGCTCGTGACGAGGGCGTGGGATCCGGCGGGCAGCGCGGCCACGAGGTCGCGGGCGCCGGGGATCTCCACCGTCGCGGGGCTGCCGTCGAGCTCGAGCCGGTCGAGCTCGGCGAGGAGCGCGGGCACGTCGCTGCCGGCGGGCGCGAACCGGGCGATGCTGTCGGCGGCGCGCACGCCGTGGATCCGCCGCATCAGGTCGGCGGGGTCGTGGCCGAAGCGGCGGGCGAGCATCGTCCAGATCTCCTCCACGAGCGCGGTGGAGTCGACGAGCGTCCCGTCCATGTCGAGGAGGAGCGCGCGGGCGGTGAGCGTGACGGGGGAGGACATGCGTCCATCCTCCCGGACGGGTGGCAGCCGGGCGCTCCCCGGTCGGCCACGATGGAGGGGAGGCCGCGATCCGACGCGGCGCGGGCGGAGGCGGCATGGGCGCGGGTGACACGGACGAGGCCGAGGCCGGCAAGGTCCGCACGCTCACGGGCATCTCGGCCTTCACGCTGATGCTCGGGCTGCTGATCGTGGGGCTCGTGCCCGACCTGTCGACGGAGGGCGGCTTCCGCTGGGATGCCCCGGCCTGGCTCTACGCCGGGATCTTCGTGCTGTTCGGCCTCGCCGGTCTCGGCTGGGCCGCCGTGCGCGCGATGCGGCAGCGGAGGCGGGCCCGTGGGTGACGCGGTCGAGAAGGCCGTGCTCGTGGCGTACCTCGTCTTCGCGCTCGGCGCCCTGGTGATGGTCGTGCGCCTCGCCGCTCGGCGCATGCGCACGGAGGAGCGGCCCTCGCGCCGCACCCTCGTGATCACCGGCGTCTTCGCGGCCGGCTACGTCGTGACCGGCCTGATCCGCGTGTTCCTGCTCTAGGCGCTCCCGCCCGGCTCACGCACCACCCCTTCCGAGCGGAGCCCGCCCGGCTCCCGCACCGAGGTCCGCGCCACCGCTTACGGCTCCCGCCGACCCCGGTCGCGGGAGACGCGCGCCCGTACCCTGGACCGATGCGGGGATCACGGTGAGGGCGCGCGCAGCGCACCACGTGGTCATCGGCGCCGGGCTCGCCGGGGCGGCCACCGCGTGGCAGCTCGCGAGCCGCGGGCACGAGGTCACGGTGCTCGAGCGCGACCGGCCGGCGAGCATGCGCGGCAGCTCGCACGGATCCGCCCGCATCCTCCGCTACGCCTACGCCGACCCCTTCTACGTGCGCCTGATGCGCGACGCCCGCGTGCTCTGGGACCGCCTCGAGCGCACCACGGGCGCGCGCATCGTGACGCCGACCGGATCCGTCGACTCCGGCCTCGTGCGCCGCCCGGCCGAGCTCGCGCGCGTGCTCGAGCGCGTCGGGATCGACCACGAGCTGATGTCCGCGCGCGAGGCCGAGGACCGCTGGCCCGCGCTCTCCTTCGACTCCGACGTGCTCTGGCATCCGGCCGCGGGCGTGGTCGACGCCGAGGTCGCGGTGCGCACGATGCTCGACCTGGCCGTCGCGCACGGCGCCGTCGTGCGCGAGGGCTGGACGGCCGCGTCCGTCGAGCGCGTCGGCGCGGGCTTCCGGGTGACCTCCGACGACGGCCGGCACGTCGACGGCGACAGCGTGGTGGTGGGCGCCGGCGGCTGGCTCCCCGAGCTCCTGGCCGCGCTGCCGCTCCCGCGCGCCGCCCTCGACCGCATCCCGCCGCTGCGCGTGCGGCAGGAGCAGGTGTTCCACTTCCCGTATCGGCGGAGTCCGTATCGGCGGAGTCCGCATGTCGACGGCCCG
It encodes the following:
- a CDS encoding DMT family transporter, translating into MAWLLLAIAIVTEVAATISLKLATDGRRRWYAVVAVGYVTAFSMLAGALSLGLPIGVAYGIWAATGVALTAILGRILFRDPLTRTMVAGVALIIGGVLLIELGH
- a CDS encoding DMT family transporter; its protein translation is MRWLLLGGAIASEVTASLALQAAVDVPGWYALVVVGYLVAFGFLTRVLKAGMAVGVAYGIWGAAGVALTAVGATALFGQPLTGPMIAGLVLIVAGVLLVELGSQRAHAARAAGDARAAGDGDASASAPTPGTAR
- a CDS encoding HAD-IA family hydrolase; this encodes MSSPVTLTARALLLDMDGTLVDSTALVEEIWTMLARRFGHDPADLMRRIHGVRAADSIARFAPAGSDVPALLAELDRLELDGSPATVEIPGARDLVAALPAGSHALVTSAGPALARARLAGAGIRVPDVVVSADDVTAGKPDPSGYLLAAERLGVDPADAIVYEDAEAGIRAGLAAGMRVVVVGDHASDATVGLPRVRDHRGTTVEARDGVLTLTLPGA
- a CDS encoding FAD-dependent oxidoreductase; this translates as MRARAAHHVVIGAGLAGAATAWQLASRGHEVTVLERDRPASMRGSSHGSARILRYAYADPFYVRLMRDARVLWDRLERTTGARIVTPTGSVDSGLVRRPAELARVLERVGIDHELMSAREAEDRWPALSFDSDVLWHPAAGVVDAEVAVRTMLDLAVAHGAVVREGWTAASVERVGAGFRVTSDDGRHVDGDSVVVGAGGWLPELLAALPLPRAALDRIPPLRVRQEQVFHFPYRRSPYRRSPHVDGPPAPPVPTSIHMDERMQVYALPGGRDVEGRGHKVAEFDGGRVIPSAAHQDGRVDPANRARVVDWARRNLPGVDPVPYAETTCLFTSTPSEDFVIDRMEGITIVSPCSGHGAKFAPLIGSLAADAATGERVEPRFAFAP
- a CDS encoding carbohydrate ABC transporter permease; this encodes MTASTPLVPTGRTRLPRDGRPTGSGRTLTARERRRRERIGSLWAGAALLVVVLVSLSPFLWALLTAIKPFRDAFTNPPTWIFEPRLDSFVELWRGTLFAEVLVNTFIVAGLTVVVALVVGAPAAYAFARYAGVVGPILLVLAVVLRTIPRFAVVLPFYEMSQALGIYDTKIALVAALVAVNMPFTLLLLVGFFRDIPTELDEAAMIDGCSRFGAFRRVIVPLMGPGLVTAGVFTLLVAFQEYLVALTLTQNQAVTIPVFIAAQKGADDISTYQTLAAASIALVIPVVLIAVFARKYLVAGLGGGAVKG